A region of bacterium DNA encodes the following proteins:
- a CDS encoding AAA family ATPase, with product MCRIIAIANQKGGCGKTTTAVNLATALANLNRKILLIDFDPQGNASLHMGIKIYDLQKSMYDVLVDPEKTVKDVVMPTEIKGLDISPANIELSGAEIELVNVIGRESALKDSMDNIDKDYDYILLDCPPSLGLLTLNAFTTAQEVLIPVQTEYFALEGMKKLLKTIDVVTKRLNHTLKICGVLATLYDSRTNLSEAIYKKIKEHFKDMVFNTKIRKNVRLAEAPSFGLPIEKYAPNSFGAQDYHKLAKEVISYE from the coding sequence ATGTGCAGAATTATAGCCATTGCTAATCAAAAAGGTGGTTGTGGAAAAACGACCACAGCCGTAAATCTGGCGACGGCGTTAGCTAATCTTAACCGGAAGATATTACTTATTGACTTTGACCCGCAGGGAAACGCATCACTTCACATGGGGATTAAAATTTATGACTTACAAAAATCAATGTATGATGTTTTAGTTGACCCGGAGAAAACAGTAAAAGATGTCGTTATGCCTACGGAAATTAAAGGATTGGATATATCTCCGGCAAATATTGAACTATCCGGGGCAGAGATAGAATTGGTCAATGTTATTGGTCGTGAATCGGCACTTAAAGATAGTATGGATAACATAGATAAAGACTATGATTATATCCTTCTCGATTGTCCACCTTCTCTGGGACTTTTAACCTTAAATGCCTTTACGACCGCTCAAGAAGTGCTCATCCCGGTTCAAACAGAATATTTTGCATTAGAGGGAATGAAAAAGTTATTAAAAACAATTGATGTCGTGACTAAAAGACTAAATCATACCTTAAAAATATGTGGTGTCCTTGCCACGCTGTATGATTCTCGAACAAATCTAAGTGAGGCTATCTATAAAAAAATCAAAGAACATTTTAAAGATATGGTGTTTAATACAAAAATCCGTAAGAATGTCCGATTAGCCGAGGCGCCATCTTTTGGACTCCCGATTGAAAAATATGCTCCTAATTCCTTTGGAGCACAAGATTATCATAAATTAGCAAAAGAGGTGATTAGTTATGAGTAA
- a CDS encoding FapA family protein, whose translation MDQSQTAVKKKKKEDLEIEINPDGMKATLQVNSFGENGALLDMNVIMHKLWNSGVVYGIKGEVVSQIIKEKIIGEPILIAEGTPPIEGKDAIIEYRFTKSLKPRLLTDLADRVDYRDLGLIENVKKGEILATKHPPIKGTPGKTVTGKDVPAHDGSDMPLPAGQNTEIRDNGYTLISTAKGYVVWKDAKIGVETIYRLKGDVNMNVGNIHFIGTVEIDGDVREGFRVISEENVIINGGVDNATIRAEKDIEVKYGIRGKRSYIYSKGNLTCKFIENATVEVKGDVTVTDSIIHSHVDAGGNVIVLEGKKGTIIGGRICAGKEVNAKNIGSISEPLTEIEVGIDPALRQEMTALEEMIKIEQAQLKETRLKYNILVAQGRKEEAVSCLKECKEVEESLKRGIEALNQIKKHIADNPGGKIAVIERINPNVKLVIRTKALLLKTDYKKVSFVEKFGEIEQQDYEEPVSRPRITEGKKPESWEREIGRIP comes from the coding sequence ATGGACCAATCCCAAACAGCAGTTAAAAAAAAGAAAAAAGAGGATTTAGAAATAGAAATAAACCCGGATGGGATGAAGGCAACTTTACAGGTTAATTCCTTTGGTGAAAACGGGGCTTTATTAGATATGAATGTGATTATGCATAAATTGTGGAATAGCGGCGTAGTTTATGGGATAAAGGGTGAAGTTGTCTCACAAATCATCAAAGAGAAAATAATCGGTGAACCCATTCTAATTGCAGAAGGCACACCACCAATAGAAGGCAAAGATGCAATAATTGAATATAGATTTACAAAGAGTTTAAAGCCAAGATTGTTAACTGATCTGGCTGACCGAGTAGATTATCGGGATTTAGGACTAATAGAAAATGTAAAAAAAGGGGAAATTTTAGCCACTAAACATCCCCCGATAAAAGGAACTCCGGGAAAAACAGTTACGGGTAAAGATGTCCCGGCACACGATGGAAGTGATATGCCATTACCCGCTGGGCAAAATACCGAAATTAGAGATAATGGTTATACCCTTATTTCTACCGCTAAAGGTTATGTGGTCTGGAAAGATGCAAAGATAGGTGTAGAAACAATATACCGACTTAAAGGTGATGTGAATATGAATGTGGGAAATATTCACTTCATCGGGACGGTAGAGATTGATGGTGATGTCCGCGAGGGATTTAGAGTTATATCAGAAGAAAATGTGATTATTAATGGTGGAGTAGATAATGCCACCATCCGTGCAGAGAAAGATATTGAAGTTAAATATGGAATTCGTGGCAAAAGAAGTTATATCTATTCAAAAGGCAATCTGACTTGTAAGTTCATTGAAAATGCGACAGTAGAAGTAAAAGGAGATGTTACTGTCACAGATTCTATTATCCATAGTCATGTGGATGCGGGCGGAAATGTTATCGTTCTCGAAGGGAAAAAAGGAACTATTATCGGGGGTAGAATCTGTGCTGGCAAAGAAGTAAATGCTAAAAATATTGGCTCGATTTCAGAACCCCTGACAGAAATCGAAGTGGGAATAGACCCAGCTCTAAGACAAGAAATGACCGCCTTAGAAGAAATGATAAAAATTGAACAGGCTCAATTGAAAGAAACAAGATTGAAATATAATATATTAGTGGCTCAAGGAAGAAAAGAAGAAGCAGTTAGTTGTCTGAAAGAATGTAAAGAAGTTGAAGAAAGCCTGAAAAGGGGTATTGAGGCATTAAATCAGATTAAGAAACATATTGCGGATAACCCGGGGGGAAAAATAGCGGTAATTGAGCGAATAAATCCAAATGTGAAACTTGTTATTCGGACAAAAGCACTTTTATTAAAAACAGATTATAAAAAGGTTTCCTTTGTAGAAAAATTTGGCGAAATAGAACAGCAAGATTATGAAGAACCAGTAAGTAGACCCAGGATAACAGAAGGGAAAAAACCTGAATCATGGGAAAGAGAAATAGGGAGAATACCCTAA